The following proteins come from a genomic window of Pocillopora verrucosa isolate sample1 chromosome 6, ASM3666991v2, whole genome shotgun sequence:
- the LOC131778477 gene encoding uncharacterized protein, whose translation MDEFWQFPCCRAAIDGCHIPIKCPPGGLEACKEYHNFKNFYSIVLMGLVDSHCRYILHAVIFRLADLWNSIKEGFIPMIGKTVRDVTVPPLIVGDSAFPLCSWLLKPYTNAVLTPQQHYFNYCLSRARMVTEAAYGQLKGRWRVLFRKNESSRDQARITTLPCMVLHNTCIMQGNAISRKLDLSLDESGGKRNRDKLRKLLQMRDCLSIRDASREAARIRDALCEKLWLEKQTGKVS comes from the coding sequence ATGGATGAGTTTTGGCAATTCCCTTGCTGTCGGGCAGCAATAGACGGCTGTCATATTCCCATTAAGTGCCCTCCTGGTGGACTAGAAGCCTGCAAGGAGTATCAtaactttaaaaacttttattcCATAGTACTAATGGGGCTGGTAGATTCCCATTGCAGGTATATATTACATGCTGTAATTTTTCGTTTAGCGGACCTCTGGAACTCAATCAAAGAAGGTTTTATTCCAATGATTGGCAAAACTGTGAGGGATGTTACTGTCCCGCCTCTCATTGTTGGAGACTCCGCATTTCCCCTTTGTTCTTGGCTACTGAAACCATATACCAATGCTGTATTGACACCTCAGCAGCATTACTTCAACTATTGCTTGTCTAGAGCGCGCATGGTCACAGAAGCTGCATATGGTCAACTTAAGGGGAGGTGGAGGGTCCTATTCAGGAAAAATGAAAGCAGCCGAGATCAAGCCCGCATAACCACTTTACCATGCATGGTGCTTCACAATACTTGTATTATGCAAGGAAATGCCATCTCGAGGAAGCTTGATTTGTCTCTTGATGAAAGTGGTGGAAAGAGGAACAGGGACAAATTGAGAAAGTTGCTACAGATGAGAGACTGTCTAAGCATAAGGGATGCTTCTCGGGAGGCAGCCAGAATCAGAGATGCACTCTGTGAGAAATTATGGCTAGAGAAGCAAACGGGGAAAGTTTCCTAA
- the LOC131773309 gene encoding uncharacterized protein: protein MPESVASLKRENSKLKDQLSVMADEIAKMKVMLLEQSKKPAATNDEVEQSLEFMSKEYDDFERFRVSAGKELDRLGAMLDEIAVEVNRVSRSIDEFQEYSYQYNVKIVGVPQLSQDESSASTSALCECLFKAIGSAVSIHDIDTAHRVPTRSNDNGGPRPIICRFIRRLSKDDVMNHKRNASKVAPSAVGLPDDASLSAVRIFDHLTPRMQKVLFEAKRFKEQFHYQYCWSKGSLVYLRKDTTSRAIKIKDITDLHRLTNGREG, encoded by the coding sequence ATGCCCGAGTCTGTTGCTAGCCTTAAGAGAGAGAACAGTAAGCTTAAAGATCAACTGTCTGTCATGGCGGATGAGATTGCTAAGATGAAGGTGATGCTGCTGGAGCAGTCAAAAAAACCTGCAGCGACTAATGACGAAGTAGAGCAAAGCTTAGAATTCATGAGTAAAGAATATGATGACTTTGAGCGATTCAGGGTCTCTGCTGGTAAAGAACTTGATCGCTTAGGTGCCATGCTTGATGAGATTGCTGTTGAAGTTAACAGAGTTTCCAGGAGCATCGATGAATTTCAAGAGTACAGTTATCAATATAATGTTAAGATTGTTGGTGTCCCTCAATTGAGTCAAGATGAATCCTCGGCTTCTACGAGTGCGCTATGTGAATGTTTATTTAAGGCAATTGGATCCGCTGTATCAATTCATGACATTGACACAGCCCATCGAGTCCCAACGAGAAGCAATGACAATGGCGGCCCGCGGCCAATCATTTGCCGATTTATTAGACGATTGTCAAAAGATGATGTCATGAATCATAAAAGAAATGCAAGTAAAGTTGCCCCATCTGCTGTTGGTTTACCTGACGATGCCTCCCTTTCCGCTGTTAGAATTTTTGACCATTTAACGCCAAGGATGCAAAAGGTTTTATTTGAAGCTAAGAGGTTCAAGGAGCAGTTTCACTATCAGTATTGCTGGTCGAAGGGATCGCTTGTTTATCTTCGTAAAGATACCACGTCTCGAGCCATCAAGATTAAGGATATCACGGACCTGCACCGATTAACGAATGGACGTGAAGGCTAA